From one Planktothrix agardhii NIES-204 genomic stretch:
- the rfbA gene encoding glucose-1-phosphate thymidylyltransferase, with protein MKALILSGGKGTRLRPLTYTGAKQLVPVANKPILWYGIEGIVAAGITEIGIIISPETGEEVKNLTGNGDRFGAKITYILQEQPAGLAHAVKVGQPFLGDSPFIMYLGDNLIESQLSQFSERFKQQQLDALILLRTVSNPSAFGVAVVDDQGRVLKLVEKPKVPPSNLALVGVYFFDKTIHEAIAKIQPSPRGELEITDAIQQLIDDRKNVEACTLEGWWLDTGKKDDLLSANQIILDSCITYDVAVEIDEKSQILGRVKIGKNTKLVNCSVRGPVIIGENCYLENCFVGPYSSIDNKVTLIDAEIEHSVILSEAKIIGINQRIVDTVIGRRASLSTAPQRPKALRFMIGDDSQVELA; from the coding sequence ATGAAAGCACTGATTCTTTCCGGTGGAAAAGGAACAAGGTTACGCCCTTTAACCTATACGGGTGCAAAACAACTCGTTCCCGTCGCTAATAAACCGATTTTATGGTATGGAATTGAAGGAATTGTGGCGGCTGGAATTACAGAAATTGGGATTATTATTAGTCCAGAAACCGGAGAAGAAGTTAAAAATTTAACCGGAAATGGCGATCGCTTTGGCGCAAAAATTACCTATATTTTACAAGAACAACCCGCCGGACTCGCCCATGCAGTGAAAGTGGGTCAACCATTTTTAGGAGATTCTCCCTTTATTATGTACTTGGGAGATAACTTAATTGAAAGTCAACTAAGTCAGTTTTCTGAGAGGTTTAAACAGCAACAACTGGATGCTTTAATTTTACTCAGAACAGTGAGTAACCCTAGTGCTTTTGGGGTAGCCGTTGTTGATGATCAAGGACGAGTATTAAAGTTAGTTGAAAAGCCTAAAGTTCCCCCATCTAATTTAGCTCTAGTTGGGGTTTATTTTTTTGATAAAACCATTCATGAGGCGATCGCTAAAATCCAACCTTCTCCCAGAGGAGAACTGGAAATTACCGATGCAATTCAACAACTGATTGATGATCGTAAAAATGTTGAAGCTTGTACCTTAGAAGGGTGGTGGTTAGATACGGGAAAAAAAGATGATTTACTCAGTGCAAATCAAATTATTTTAGATTCCTGTATTACCTACGATGTAGCAGTAGAAATAGATGAAAAGAGTCAAATATTAGGACGGGTTAAAATTGGTAAAAACACGAAATTAGTCAACTGTAGTGTGCGGGGGCCAGTAATTATTGGGGAAAATTGCTATTTAGAAAATTGCTTTGTTGGCCCCTATAGTAGTATTGATAATAAAGTCACTTTAATTGATGCTGAAATCGAACATAGTGTCATCTTAAGTGAAGCTAAAATTATTGGAATTAACCAACGCATTGTAGATACGGTTATTGGTCGTCGGGCTAGTTTAAGTACCGCCCCTCAACGACCCAAAGCCCTACGTTTTATGATTGGAGATGATAGTCAAGTTGAATTAGCGTGA
- a CDS encoding glycosyl transferase, with protein MIYWITVNYYSTELIQRLINSIVETCHGASPQGINYQVIIINNSPDDLFIHRLKSPYIIVFNAPKNIGFGRACNIGLNWVYQQDSQALVWLINPDAYLSKNTLSPAIDFFKSYPELSILGTVIYNHKGELEFTEGQFNRKTGIIKVCNQLSESLQNQPYQLTEWVSGCSLLINFKNFNECPQFDPNYFLYYEDFDFCLRYRNQGHKIGITAQIQVFHQTSSITQRNPNLKLQYSIYSYLLSLHKHTSKAVFIYWLFRISFIGLITILITPQTSWYKFKGVVKFIVKIYQK; from the coding sequence GTGATTTACTGGATAACGGTTAATTATTACTCCACCGAATTGATTCAACGGTTAATCAATTCGATTGTAGAGACGTGCCACGGCGCGTCTCCACAGGGGATAAATTATCAGGTAATTATCATTAATAACTCTCCTGACGATCTTTTTATTCATCGGTTAAAATCTCCGTATATTATAGTATTTAACGCACCCAAAAATATTGGGTTTGGTCGAGCTTGTAATATTGGGTTAAATTGGGTTTATCAACAGGATTCTCAAGCCCTTGTTTGGTTAATTAATCCTGATGCTTATTTATCTAAAAATACCCTATCTCCAGCAATTGATTTCTTTAAATCTTACCCAGAATTGTCTATTTTAGGAACAGTTATTTACAATCATAAGGGAGAATTAGAATTTACAGAAGGTCAATTTAACCGAAAAACTGGTATAATTAAAGTCTGTAATCAACTATCAGAATCTTTGCAAAATCAACCTTACCAGTTAACAGAATGGGTATCGGGATGTAGTCTGTTAATTAATTTCAAAAACTTTAACGAGTGTCCTCAATTTGATCCTAACTATTTTCTCTATTATGAAGATTTTGATTTCTGTTTAAGGTATCGAAATCAAGGACATAAAATTGGGATTACTGCACAAATTCAAGTATTTCATCAAACTTCATCTATTACCCAGAGAAACCCTAACCTCAAACTTCAATATAGTATTTATAGTTACCTCCTCAGTCTTCATAAACATACCTCTAAAGCTGTTTTTATCTACTGGTTATTTAGAATTAGTTTTATTGGTTTAATTACAATCTTAATTACGCCTCAAACATCTTGGTATAAATTCAAAGGAGTTGTAAAATTTATTGTTAAAATATATCAGAAATAA
- a CDS encoding mannosyl transferase, whose product MSNSLLINLSFLIPEPTGISIYASHILPALKPLQPTLLTSQENLDYSCYSVPNNMTPDQGTKGHLRRLLWTQFKLPKLYQQLKGNLLFSPVPEAPLYSGCRSIVMAHDIIPLRFPRRSSRLTAYFKYYIPLVLSQAEHIVCNSIATAEDLIEFFKIPEQKITPIPLAYNPQRFQFLDLPTRNYFLYIGRHDAHKNVSRLISAFARLKKPSDYELWLAGPTDETYTPELKRQVQELELTQQVKFLNYVPTDELTKIINQAIAVVFPSLWEGFGFPILEAMACGTPVITSNLSSLPEVGGNAALYVNPYQVQEITEAMESIVNNTEMRSHLRQLGLTQVKQFSWEKTGKETAKIIQNHL is encoded by the coding sequence ATGAGTAATTCACTCTTGATTAATTTATCATTTTTAATTCCTGAACCTACGGGAATATCTATTTATGCTAGTCATATTTTACCCGCTTTAAAACCTTTGCAACCTACCTTATTAACCTCTCAAGAAAACCTCGATTATTCCTGTTATTCTGTTCCTAATAATATGACCCCCGACCAAGGAACAAAGGGACATCTTAGGCGGTTACTTTGGACACAGTTTAAACTCCCTAAACTTTATCAGCAATTAAAGGGAAATCTGCTATTTTCTCCGGTTCCAGAAGCTCCTTTATATTCTGGATGTCGGTCAATAGTTATGGCCCATGATATTATTCCGTTAAGATTTCCCAGACGAAGTTCTCGGTTAACAGCTTATTTTAAATATTATATTCCCTTGGTATTATCCCAAGCCGAACATATTGTCTGTAATTCTATCGCCACGGCTGAAGATTTAATCGAATTTTTTAAGATTCCAGAACAGAAAATCACACCAATTCCCCTCGCCTACAACCCGCAACGATTTCAATTTTTAGACTTACCAACCCGCAATTATTTTCTCTATATTGGTCGTCATGATGCTCATAAAAATGTATCTCGATTAATTAGTGCTTTTGCTAGGTTAAAAAAACCATCAGACTATGAATTATGGTTAGCTGGCCCAACGGATGAAACCTATACCCCCGAACTCAAAAGGCAAGTTCAAGAGTTAGAATTAACTCAACAAGTAAAGTTTTTAAATTATGTTCCGACCGATGAATTAACTAAAATTATTAATCAAGCCATTGCTGTTGTTTTTCCCAGTCTTTGGGAGGGGTTTGGTTTTCCTATTTTAGAAGCAATGGCTTGCGGAACTCCCGTAATTACTTCTAACCTATCTTCTTTACCTGAAGTGGGAGGAAATGCGGCATTATATGTTAATCCTTATCAAGTTCAAGAAATTACAGAAGCAATGGAAAGTATAGTAAATAATACGGAAATGCGATCGCATTTAAGACAATTAGGACTAACACAAGTTAAACAATTTAGTTGGGAAAAAACCGGAAAAGAAACAGCAAAAATCATCCAAAATCACCTATAA
- the galE gene encoding UDP-glucose 4-epimerase — protein MSEDKTTILVTGGAGYIGSHAVLALQRSGYDVIILDNLVYGHQDLVETVLKTELIIGDTNDRPLLDKLFSSRKIDAVMHFSAYAYVGESVTNPDKYYRNNVVGTLTLLEAMKEAGINKFVFSSTCATYGVPEIVPIPEEHPQNPINPYGATKLMVERILSDFDVAYDFKSVRFRYFNAAGADPEGLLGEDHNPETHLIPLILLAALGKRDSISIFGTDYPTPDGTCIRDYIHVTDLATAHILGLEYLLNSGKTDVFNLGNGKGFSVKEVIETAREITGKEIKAIECDRRPGDPPSLVGSGEKARTILGWNPEYPDLQNIITHAWNWHQKRHT, from the coding sequence ATGTCGGAAGATAAAACTACTATTTTAGTTACTGGAGGAGCGGGTTATATTGGTTCCCATGCTGTCCTGGCGCTACAACGTTCGGGTTATGATGTGATTATTCTCGATAATTTAGTTTATGGACATCAAGACTTAGTGGAAACGGTCTTAAAAACCGAATTAATTATTGGAGATACTAATGATCGTCCGTTGCTTGATAAGTTATTTTCTAGTCGCAAAATTGATGCGGTGATGCACTTTTCTGCTTATGCTTATGTGGGGGAATCTGTTACTAATCCTGATAAATATTATCGCAATAATGTGGTCGGAACTTTAACGTTATTGGAAGCAATGAAAGAGGCGGGAATTAATAAGTTTGTATTTTCCTCAACCTGCGCCACTTATGGGGTTCCTGAAATTGTTCCCATTCCTGAAGAACATCCCCAAAATCCGATTAATCCCTACGGGGCGACTAAATTAATGGTAGAAAGAATTTTATCGGATTTTGATGTCGCCTATGATTTTAAATCGGTACGTTTCCGTTATTTTAATGCCGCCGGAGCCGACCCAGAAGGGTTATTAGGGGAAGATCATAATCCCGAAACCCATTTAATTCCTTTAATTTTATTAGCAGCATTAGGAAAACGAGATTCTATTTCTATTTTTGGAACCGATTATCCCACACCCGATGGTACTTGTATTAGAGATTATATTCACGTTACGGACTTAGCAACCGCCCATATTTTAGGGTTAGAATATTTATTAAATAGTGGAAAAACGGATGTTTTTAATTTAGGAAATGGGAAAGGATTTTCCGTTAAAGAGGTGATAGAAACCGCTAGAGAAATTACGGGAAAAGAGATTAAAGCGATTGAATGCGATCGCCGCCCCGGAGATCCACCAAGTTTAGTTGGAAGTGGAGAAAAAGCCCGAACAATATTAGGTTGGAATCCTGAATATCCCGATCTTCAAAATATTATCACCCATGCTTGGAATTGGCATCAAAAACGACACACCTAA
- a CDS encoding glycosyl transferase, group 1: MLLKKYPNLDQNQLLWCFLAVFSCEGGIQSYVKDILDASQTIKPVSPDSKININPQNQVLILRDYPGCPNPFETPSSSFQFEYFKSQNPLWGRIKLAISLLTNLVQYRPRRVLCGHINLAPLVQIICQPLSIPYTVLTYGKEVWEPLPKKQQKALQNADQIWTISRYSRDQACLANQLNPNQFQMLPCMVDGEKFTPSPKPQQLIQRYDLQDARVLMTVARLWKGDPYKGVDVTIRALSQIAQVFPNVKYLVIGRGDDQLRLQQLAEDLGVSDRVIFAGFVPTEELVNHYRVCDGYVMPSQEGFGIVYLEAMACEKPVIAGDSDGSADPLQDGKLGWQVPHRDVEAVAKACIQLLQGEDQRCNGPWLRQQCLAHFGKPAFEGRVQELLNQNQG, from the coding sequence ATGTTATTAAAAAAATACCCAAACCTAGATCAAAATCAATTACTTTGGTGCTTTTTAGCTGTTTTTTCTTGTGAAGGAGGAATTCAATCCTATGTTAAAGATATTTTAGATGCTTCCCAGACTATTAAACCCGTTTCTCCCGACTCAAAGATTAATATTAATCCCCAGAATCAGGTTTTAATTTTACGGGATTATCCCGGATGTCCTAACCCTTTTGAAACCCCATCCAGTTCTTTTCAATTTGAGTATTTTAAATCTCAAAATCCCCTCTGGGGAAGGATTAAATTAGCAATATCTTTACTAACTAATTTAGTCCAATATCGACCTCGACGGGTGTTGTGTGGTCATATTAATTTAGCCCCCTTGGTGCAAATAATTTGTCAACCCTTGAGTATTCCTTACACCGTATTAACCTATGGTAAAGAAGTCTGGGAACCTCTGCCGAAAAAACAGCAAAAAGCCCTACAAAATGCCGATCAAATTTGGACAATTAGCCGATATAGTCGCGATCAAGCCTGTCTTGCTAATCAGTTAAATCCGAATCAATTTCAAATGTTACCCTGTATGGTAGATGGGGAAAAATTTACTCCCAGCCCCAAACCCCAACAGTTAATCCAACGCTATGATTTACAGGATGCCCGGGTATTAATGACCGTTGCTCGTCTATGGAAAGGCGACCCCTATAAGGGAGTTGATGTTACCATTCGTGCCCTCTCCCAAATTGCCCAAGTCTTTCCCAATGTCAAATATTTAGTTATTGGTCGGGGAGATGACCAACTCAGATTACAACAGTTGGCCGAGGATTTGGGAGTAAGCGATCGGGTCATTTTTGCCGGATTTGTTCCTACCGAGGAATTAGTTAATCATTATCGGGTTTGTGATGGTTATGTCATGCCCTCTCAAGAGGGGTTTGGGATTGTTTATTTAGAGGCGATGGCCTGCGAGAAACCCGTTATTGCCGGGGATAGCGATGGTTCAGCCGATCCCCTACAGGATGGAAAATTGGGCTGGCAAGTGCCCCACCGCGATGTAGAGGCCGTGGCAAAGGCTTGTATTCAACTACTTCAGGGTGAGGATCAACGCTGCAATGGGCCTTGGTTACGGCAGCAATGTTTGGCCCATTTCGGAAAACCCGCCTTTGAGGGTCGAGTCCAAGAGTTGCTGAATCAAAACCAGGGGTAA
- the petD gene encoding cytochrome b6-f complex subunit IV, whose amino-acid sequence MSILKKPDLSDPVLRAKLAQGMGHNYYGERAWPNDLLYTFPIVILGTFGLVVALSVLDPAMMGEPSNPFATPLEILPEWYLWPTFQILRVVPNKLLGIMLMSSIPVGLIAVPLIENVNKFQNPFRRPVATAVFLFGTLVTLWLGIGAALPIDKSLTLGF is encoded by the coding sequence ATGTCCATCTTAAAAAAGCCGGATCTCAGTGATCCAGTTCTTCGCGCTAAATTGGCTCAAGGCATGGGTCACAACTACTATGGTGAACGGGCTTGGCCGAATGATTTGTTATATACGTTCCCGATTGTAATTTTGGGAACCTTTGGTTTAGTGGTGGCATTGTCGGTTCTCGACCCCGCCATGATGGGAGAACCCTCTAATCCTTTTGCAACGCCGTTAGAAATTTTACCCGAATGGTATCTCTGGCCAACCTTCCAAATTTTGCGGGTCGTTCCCAATAAATTGCTAGGAATTATGTTGATGTCTTCGATTCCTGTGGGTTTAATTGCGGTTCCTTTAATTGAGAACGTCAACAAGTTCCAAAACCCCTTCCGTCGTCCTGTGGCAACGGCTGTTTTCTTATTTGGAACTTTAGTAACGCTGTGGTTAGGAATTGGTGCGGCACTTCCCATTGATAAGTCTTTAACTTTGGGCTTTTAA
- the petB gene encoding cytochrome b6, translating into MFSKGIKESQTFKWFDERLDIQALDDDISSKYVPPHVNIFYCLGGVTLVCFLIQFATGFAMTFYYRPTVAEAFTSVQYIMTDVSFGWLIRSIHRWSASMMVLMMILHVFRVYLTGGFKKPRELTWITGVILGVITVSFGVTGYSLPWDQVGYWAVKIVSGVPEAIPVVGSTIVELMRGGTAVGQGTLSRFYSLHTFVLPWLIAVFMLAHFLMIRKQGISGPL; encoded by the coding sequence ATGTTTTCTAAGGGAATCAAAGAATCTCAGACTTTCAAGTGGTTTGATGAACGGCTGGATATCCAAGCACTTGATGATGACATTTCCAGTAAGTATGTGCCCCCTCATGTCAACATTTTCTATTGCTTGGGTGGAGTCACTTTAGTTTGCTTTTTAATCCAGTTTGCCACTGGATTTGCGATGACGTTCTATTATAGACCGACCGTCGCGGAAGCTTTTACTTCTGTTCAATACATTATGACGGATGTGAGCTTTGGTTGGTTAATTCGCTCCATCCATCGCTGGTCTGCCAGTATGATGGTGTTAATGATGATCCTGCACGTTTTCCGCGTTTATCTCACCGGGGGTTTCAAAAAGCCCCGGGAATTAACCTGGATCACGGGTGTGATTTTAGGCGTGATTACGGTTTCTTTTGGGGTTACAGGCTATTCTCTGCCTTGGGATCAGGTTGGTTACTGGGCGGTGAAAATTGTATCTGGGGTTCCTGAAGCGATTCCCGTTGTCGGTTCAACCATTGTGGAACTGATGCGGGGTGGTACGGCCGTTGGTCAAGGTACTCTTAGCCGTTTTTACAGCTTACATACCTTTGTCCTACCTTGGCTGATTGCCGTCTTTATGTTAGCCCACTTCTTGATGATTCGGAAGCAAGGGATTTCGGGCCCTCTGTAA
- the ctpA gene encoding carboxyl-terminal processing protease, which translates to MQKRVFPIAFLIILQVCLTWITWTTPVLALTEDQKIFSESWRIINRSYVDESFNHQNWWSIREKLIRQPFKSREDTYSAIEKMLATLDDPFTRLLRPDQYRSLQVNTSGELMGVGLQISQDGETGNLTVIAPIDDSPAERAGIQPQDQIVKIDGFSTSELTLDESAARMRGLRGSQVTLTVLRNSNKTTEDIILVRDRIALNPVITELRSDLKDTPLGYIRLNQFNANATEEVAQGIQSLEKKGAKAYILDLRNNPGGLLQSGIEIARLWLDEGTIVYTVNRQGLLGSFEAVGSALTQAPLVVLVNPGTASASEILAGALHDNHRATLVGEKTFGKGLIQSLFDLSDGSGLAVTVAKYETPNHTDINKLGIMPDRVIPSEPLLRNQVATEADHQYQTALELLSSQLVVAQN; encoded by the coding sequence ATGCAAAAGCGCGTTTTTCCCATAGCATTTCTAATTATTCTGCAAGTCTGTTTAACCTGGATCACCTGGACAACCCCGGTTCTGGCCCTGACCGAAGACCAAAAAATCTTTAGCGAAAGTTGGCGAATTATTAATCGCTCCTATGTGGATGAAAGTTTCAACCATCAAAACTGGTGGTCTATCCGCGAGAAACTAATCCGGCAACCCTTCAAAAGCCGCGAGGACACATATTCTGCCATTGAGAAGATGTTAGCCACCTTGGATGACCCATTTACGCGGTTATTGCGACCGGATCAATATCGCAGTTTACAGGTGAATACCTCCGGGGAACTGATGGGGGTGGGGTTACAAATCTCCCAGGACGGGGAAACGGGCAATTTAACCGTTATTGCTCCGATCGATGATTCTCCCGCAGAACGGGCGGGTATCCAACCCCAGGATCAGATTGTGAAAATTGATGGCTTTTCTACTTCTGAGTTAACCCTGGATGAATCCGCGGCTCGGATGCGGGGGCTAAGGGGTAGCCAAGTTACTTTAACGGTGTTAAGAAATAGCAATAAAACCACGGAAGATATTATTTTAGTTCGGGATCGGATTGCCCTGAACCCGGTGATCACGGAACTACGTTCTGATTTGAAAGACACTCCATTAGGTTATATTCGTTTAAATCAATTTAATGCCAATGCCACGGAAGAAGTAGCTCAAGGGATTCAATCTTTAGAAAAAAAAGGGGCAAAAGCCTATATTTTGGATCTCAGAAATAATCCAGGGGGATTATTACAATCTGGCATAGAAATTGCCCGACTTTGGTTAGATGAAGGGACGATTGTTTATACGGTTAATCGTCAAGGTTTATTGGGAAGTTTTGAAGCGGTGGGTTCGGCTTTAACTCAAGCTCCTTTAGTGGTTTTAGTCAACCCAGGAACCGCTAGTGCCAGTGAAATTTTAGCCGGGGCTTTACATGACAATCATCGAGCAACTTTAGTGGGAGAAAAAACCTTTGGCAAGGGATTAATTCAATCTTTATTTGATTTATCCGATGGTTCGGGATTAGCAGTAACAGTTGCTAAATATGAAACTCCCAATCATACTGATATTAATAAATTGGGAATTATGCCCGATCGGGTAATTCCTTCGGAACCTTTACTTAGAAATCAAGTGGCAACGGAGGCAGATCACCAATATCAAACGGCTTTGGAATTGCTATCTTCTCAATTGGTGGTGGCTCAAAATTAA
- a CDS encoding pyridine nucleotide-disulphide oxidoreductase dimerisation region gives MLDYDLVILGGSLTGRYAALLGSQIQGRIALVEPEKTGNSGLFSMALSLPKLELIPTWCGSDIRRKPIKPWIDLVRNNCEEIYSHQRLGAGGVDVIVGEGEFIKSPRLGFKVNNRILRSRNYLLAPASTPKIPPIEGLLSTGFITPETLDLFLEKLPNLSEIIPQRLAIIGGDPKGIELAQYFARLGLEVIIITPATQILAQADPDAVQLIQCQLEAEGVKILTQTPIIQVKKIADKKWIQAGNTAIEVDEILVDYGSQTDVESLNLSLVGVEFKGNHLWVNQKLQTTNPRIYGCGQILGGYPFEHIAQYEAQIALKNSLYWPKFQVDYQSIPWAIFSDPQLAQVGLTETQAKRRYGTQVIVEQQPLKMIAQAQISGETTGFCKFVGLANGKLLGATVVGSQASELINTLALAIRQGVNLKTLAEFPPIFPTFSEVYHQSAIAWIDQRRCQNRILFNWTENLFHWRRYWGN, from the coding sequence ATGTTGGATTATGATTTGGTGATTTTAGGAGGGAGTTTAACCGGACGTTATGCAGCATTATTAGGCAGTCAAATACAAGGACGAATTGCTTTAGTTGAGCCGGAAAAAACTGGGAATTCGGGGTTATTTTCGATGGCTTTATCCCTCCCTAAACTTGAGTTAATACCCACCTGGTGCGGGTCGGATATTAGGAGAAAACCGATCAAACCTTGGATTGATTTAGTTAGAAATAATTGTGAGGAAATTTATTCCCATCAACGGTTAGGGGCAGGGGGAGTGGATGTGATTGTTGGTGAAGGTGAATTTATCAAATCTCCCCGTCTGGGATTTAAAGTTAATAATAGAATATTGCGATCGCGCAATTATTTATTAGCCCCAGCTTCCACCCCTAAAATTCCCCCCATTGAAGGGTTATTATCCACAGGATTTATTACTCCAGAAACCTTGGATTTATTTTTAGAAAAATTACCTAATTTATCAGAAATAATTCCCCAGAGATTAGCAATTATTGGGGGTGATCCCAAGGGAATTGAATTAGCCCAATATTTCGCTCGTTTGGGTTTAGAGGTGATTATAATTACCCCAGCTACTCAAATTTTAGCCCAGGCAGATCCCGATGCGGTGCAGTTGATTCAATGTCAATTAGAAGCCGAAGGAGTAAAAATTTTAACCCAAACTCCAATTATTCAGGTTAAAAAAATTGCCGATAAAAAATGGATTCAAGCGGGAAATACTGCTATAGAAGTCGATGAAATTTTGGTGGATTATGGCTCTCAAACCGACGTCGAATCCTTAAATTTAAGCCTGGTCGGTGTTGAGTTTAAAGGGAATCATTTATGGGTGAATCAAAAACTACAAACCACCAATCCTAGAATTTATGGGTGTGGACAAATTTTAGGGGGATATCCCTTTGAACATATCGCCCAATATGAAGCACAAATTGCCCTCAAAAATTCCCTATACTGGCCGAAGTTTCAAGTTGATTATCAAAGCATTCCTTGGGCTATTTTTTCTGACCCCCAATTAGCACAGGTGGGGTTAACAGAAACCCAAGCTAAACGACGCTATGGAACTCAAGTAATTGTAGAGCAACAACCCCTAAAAATGATCGCTCAGGCGCAAATTTCCGGGGAAACAACGGGATTTTGTAAATTTGTGGGTTTGGCGAATGGTAAACTCTTAGGGGCTACGGTGGTCGGTTCCCAGGCAAGTGAATTAATCAATACCCTAGCTTTGGCAATTCGTCAAGGGGTAAACCTTAAAACCTTAGCTGAATTTCCTCCGATTTTTCCCACGTTTTCGGAGGTTTATCATCAAAGTGCGATCGCTTGGATTGATCAACGCCGTTGTCAAAATAGGATATTATTTAATTGGACAGAAAATCTGTTTCATTGGCGACGATATTGGGGAAATTAA